The sequence below is a genomic window from Lolium perenne isolate Kyuss_39 chromosome 7, Kyuss_2.0, whole genome shotgun sequence.
AAAACTACTCTCCTTCATAATAGCAATAAAATGTGGATGAATAGCATACTCCACGTCGCTCCCATTGGGGAATTCCTTAACGAACCCTCAGTTGAACCTACCGAGGTATTCAGCTGCATCAAACTTATTCATAAGCCCGAGAGCATCCATGGTATTATCTAAAACTATTAAACAACTTTAGTAAAAACAATAATAGATCAACAACTAAGAACAGAGACCAAAAGCATTGAgctccccggaaacggcgccagaaaatagcctgataactgcaagaacacatatcagttgtagctagttttgaaataagagtatcgaaccacgaggagctagtggttagggtcttaatgccccttgctactttctactaaaggttacttaataaGTGTTTTCTAATATCAAAATATTTAAAGGGGAGTGTTGTAAATGGTTGCAAATAAAGTAAATAAAGTAGTAAAAATGTTATAAGAATTAAGAAATGGGTTGAAACTTAATGAGACAAAGTGTTCTCAGGGATTATTGGATCCACCTCTAGCACTAGGATTCATGTTAATTAAGATAAAATATGCTTTTAAGCATGTTGTGTGTGGGAGAGCTCCGTAATAAGAGGCGCCCAGAAAGCCATCAGTCATCACATCTCTAAATAATCACAACAACTAGTCTTCTGCAAGCCACATATTGACTATTGCTATTAAGGGGTTTACCCCGTGGTTATCGATATGAGCTTTGTGAATCCCTCTTATCCCCCTTATTCATGTGTCAAAGCGCCGATACGGTAATGTCACTTCCCGCCATTCACTTTACCACACTTCAAAGAGTAGTTCCCTCTCAAGACCATAAGGCAtatattacatggtgcacaacacataatatcaagagatagagagaactaacacacattaatacttaaaaccatatatcatcttagattcatctcatattcatgccagggtttctccatctcctcAAGAACTAAAAGTACTACTCAATCacagagacaatcaagaacatcatcataatcttATGGAAGATATTAAAGGAATGGAATGAATTCAAATACAAATCCACAATAGCAATCAAGATTACAACTATGGTTGgaggatgatgatggtgatggtgcagCGGTTaatgatgatgaagtggatgatgccttgtcctccAAGGATCAATGTAGCAGCCCGGATCTTGCCTTCTCCAAAGTTCCTTCTAGAGATCTGATCTGAGACGGTGTTTTTCTGTTTCACGAAGCTGTGGGTGTCTGATCTCTGATCCGTTTGCGGGAGGTCAAAGTATTTGACGAGGCGGTGCTTCTGGAGGGTGGTACGTGCGGATGGTACAGGCGGGCGttgcccgtaccgatgcccgttaaagctACTGGAATTTTTCCTCGCATTGTCCTTTCGCCCAGGTGCATAATTAAGTGCAAAATGATTTCTATCACGTCAAAATGCCAGAAAATGACAATTTTCATTGATATTTCATCATTGACTTATTATTTTGAGATCCTgtgtagacaagcataaaagAGCGCGATAGCACGGTGAAATACAAAGATCCTACCACTACTCAATGATAtcttgataaaacaatgatgcaaaaacatgctaaaaatgcactcatcGTGACTGAAAATAAACGATTATATGATATGGTTCGATAGTAGGTTAATCTAGGAATAATGGAACAATATAATGCCTTGCTCCAGGCTAGTGGTTCATACTTATTACACACTATTATTTAAACTATCGTAGTGCAGTGCGTCCTGAGATACCATCGTAGATGGCATCTTGCAGCGTCCTGTTCCAATGCGTGGATAGTAGAGATTGGGAGGTAGGGTGGTGGGGCCTCCTTATCATTGATGAGTTCAGGTTCAACGTGAGGAGCAAAGTTGACCACAATCTCTCCACTGACCTTGGTAACAACAATAGATGGAGAGGTGCCAGCTTCAGTAATAGTCACACTATGTACATCCTTGTATCCAACAACAAGTCCAGCCAACCTTTTGATGCATCTGACCTTGGAAACACATGTAGGAGCTTTATCTTTACCATTCCTCTGATGCTTGGTACTTAACTTTGGTATCCCATGCCCAAATGTTCCGAGGTGTATGTCAGATGTTCCAGACCTCAGCTGTTCTAGCATGGATATTTAGGGTGCACAACCAGCCCATTTTACTCGTGTCCAAGAACCTTTTGCTCGAAACTTGGCCCAGATGCTTCGGACCTCGATAGCAAATGTTTCAGACTTGCACGCTTTGGTATGCTCGGATCCTAGTACGGAAATTGGCCTAGATATACCGCCCCCTGGAAGATCGGGCCTTCGGGATGCCTACATATAACAAATAGAAGGAAAAAGATCCGATGTTCAAGGGGTAGCTACACACACATTCATTATACATCGATTCAATCCGTTTTTGCTTGATTTGTATTAGTACACAAATTTTTGGTGTGGAGAAGTGATTTCAGTTGTTTTATCAAagtcaacaaaaacaaaaagtcAACACAAAATGCATTTATGAGTTGACTTTGAAAAAACAAACCAAGATTGAGCTGACAGTCGCATAAAAACTACGACGGTACATGCCAAATTGAGCAGACCAGACAGATGAAAAAGCTGAATGACGTCGAAATGAAACCAGCCTGGTATACAAGCTACTAACAAAAGGAGATCCTTTACTTAACGAGAATGAGATAGCATCGTGCATGACGACAAATGACTAGTTTAGATATGTTGTGTGTAATGGAATATGCACACACCATATTTAAGGAACGATCATCTAGCCAACATTGTCTTGTACTGGATCACCGCTTACCAATGTCACACTCCTTTCCTTTTCCCTCTATCCTCTCCTTGCAGCCACCACCCTTTCCCTCTCTCCTCTCCTTTTCCACTCCATCTCTTTGCTTTTTCTCTCACGAGGCAGCCTTCTCTACAAGCATCACCTAGCACATGCACGCTATCACCGTACCTCCACCGTGGCATCCTAACCTAGCTGTCCGTACGTGGAAGTAGGTTAAGGCGATCCATTAGCCACGCCCTGAGCAGATCAGACAAATGGAAAAGCTGAAATGATGTCGAAATGAAACTAGCCTGATATACAAGCTAGCAAAAGGAGAAATTTTACTGAACGAGAACGAGATAGCATTGTGCATGGCGATAATTGACTCGTGTCCGAGAACCTTTTGCCCAAACTTGGCCCAGATGCTTCAGACCTCGATAGCAAATGTTTCAGACTTACACGCTTTGGTATGCTCGGACCTTAGTTCAAGGGGTAGCTAAACACGCATGCATTATACATCGATTTATCGGTCTTTGTAGTAGTACACAAATTTCTGGTGTGTAGAAGTGATTTCAGTTGTTTTGTCAAAGTCAACAAAAACAACAAGTCAACACAAAATGCATTTATGAGTTgactttaaaaaaaatcaaaccaAGATTGAGCTGACGGTCGCATAAAAACTACGACGATACATGCCAAATTGAACAGACCAGACATATGAAAAAGCTGAATGACGTCGAAATAAAACCAGCCTGGTATACAAGCTACTAGCAAAAGGAGATCTTTTACTTAACGAGAATGAGATAGCATCGTGCATGGCGACAAAGGAATAATTTAGATATGTTGCTTGTAATGGCATATGCACACAACATATTTAAGGAACGAGCATCTAGCCAACATTGTCTCGTACTGGATCACCGCTAACCGATGTCACACTCCTTTCCTTTTCCCTCTCTCCTCTCCTTGCAACCACCATCCTTTCCCTCTCTCATATCCTTTCCCACTCCATCTCTTTCCTTTTTCGCTCACGGGGCAGCCTTCTCTGCAAGCATCACTTGGCACATGCGCGCTATCACCGTACCTCCACCGTGGCATCGAACCTAGCTGTCCGTACGGGGAAGTAGGATGAGGCGACCCATTAGCCACGCCCTGAGCAGATCAGACAAATGGAAATGCTGAATGACGTCAAACTAAACCCTAAAAGCCCGGTGTACACTCTAGCAAAAGGAGAAATTTTAGTTGAGGGGGATGAGATAGCAGTAGCAGTGTGCATGGAGAGAAAGGACTAATTTGGAAATACGGCAGCAAGCCGGGGGCAGATACGGAAAAGAACACGTCAGCCGCGGGTAAAATAGCCCAACAAAAACGAGGCTTTCCAAGTAAGATAACAACCCCGTTCCCCGTCTTCTCCCATAAGACCGAAGGCTAGGCAGAGGCTTTACGAACAAACAGGCCATTAGCCCCAACCCAAAGCCAGGACGCCAAACACACAGAGGACAGGCGATAGCGAGCGGGAGAGGCCGCGCCCCCGCCGCGCGCGCGAGACGGACCGGAGCCGACGCGGCCAGGGACCCGCCGGGAGAGCTCGCGCCGATAGGAGCTCGCGGCGCCACCGCCGGCCCCCCAGCGTCGCCGCCGCGGATCTCCCGATCTGAGGAGCGGCGCGCCGATTCCTCGCAAGTACGTGGTCGCCCCGATCCGCCCGATTGGGCTCAATTCGAATCCCTTCCCATTGCCCCTTGATTTCCGCCCTCAAAGCCTTGTGCTCTTTTGCTTGTGCCTGCAAATTAGGGTTTTGCGCGCGGCGGCGCCGGATATGAGCGTGGAGAGCCCCGGAGGAGCCACGGGGAGCTAGGGTTTTCTCGACACCCCGCGCCGGGGCGCCCCCGCCACCCTCCCAGCTTTTCCATGGGAGATGGAGGAGTCGCGTGCGCCGTCCGTGCAGTGGAGGGCTTCCGTGCCAACGCCCTCGTGAGGAGAGCAGGGGGAGAAACCATGCCAGACAAGGAGGACAAGAcgcaccaacaccaccaccaccgccaccacaacAAGCAACAGCCTGCATCAGCCGCCGACCTGGAGGAAGGGGAGCTGCAGCTCAATGGAGACACCAGGGACATGGAGAGGACCATGCCTCCCAAGAAGTGGCGCAAGCTGCTGCCCGCCTCGCCAGCTCCTGAGCTGGAGCCAGGGGAGAttgtggcgccgccgccgccatccagGAAGGCAAGGAGGAACGGGGACCTCGACAAGCCGGAGGCCCCGCCCGCGAGGCACAGGAAAGATACACCCGACAAGGTTACTCCGCTGGAAAAGAAACGGGACCGGGATCACAGCAGGAGCTCGTCGGCGAAGAAAGGCTCTTCACGGGACTCGGACGAGGAGCCAGGTGAGATCAAGCCAGAGGCCAGCTGCAGTGGCAGTGCCAGGAAGAGCCATGCTCATGAGCCTGCGAGCAGCCACCGCAAGCACCAACCCGAGACATGCAATCAATCCGGGTCGAAAAGTCGCAGGAAGGGAGAACCAaagacttcttcttcttctgccggTAAGCATTACTCTGCAAGAAATCATGACATCTCGCCGCCAATACGAGATCGCCATGATAGGTTCGAGAGGAGCCCAGGCATCTTGGGGCGCTTTCCTCATGACCGCGTTCGCCACGACAGGAGCCCAGGCCGCTCGGAGCGCTCCCCACGAGACCGTGGGCGCCACCATGATAACAGAGACCGCAGCCCATACATTTCACCACTACACAGAGCACGCCAGCCTCATCACAGGGATAGCACACCAATCCGCATGGATAGTTCCCCTCGTGGGAGGACTCAGCATGAGGACACCAGAGACCGAACACCGCTCCGTCGTGATAGATCATCATCTGAACGTGCTCGTACGACTGATAGCCATGAAACCAGCAAGAAGAGCACTGACAGCAATGAATCGAGCAAGAAGAGCAGGCCCGCTAAGCTTGAGAGCAACAACAACCTAGAAGATGTTCAGCACAGAAATAAATCAACCAAGCAATCAACTAAGAGTAAGGGTGGTAGCAACGGAAAGAGCGAGGAGAGGATCTCCAAGGAAAAGGTAACCGAGAGCATTCAACCCGCTGAGctgccgccaccgcctccattGCCGCCACCACtaccgcctcctccgcctccacccCCACCTTTACCACCTACTATGCCTCCCCCCTCACCCCCACCACCAGTACCCGATCAGCTCAATGATGTTGTTGCTGAAGATGTCTCAATGGAAGAAGACATGGATATCTGCGACACCCCACCTCACACCAGCCAAGCACCTCAACTCAGTACTGAACCCACCACTACTATCATGGGGAAGTGGTTTTACCTTGACCAGCTTGGTGTTGAGCAAGGACCTTCCAAGCTTTCTGACTTGAAGAAACTGGTGGAAGACGGATATCTTCTTTCCGATCATCTAATAAAGCACGCCGACAGCAATAGGTGGGTGACTGTTGAGAATGCCGCTTCACCACTGGTTTCATCAGATTTCCCTTCAGTGCATTTCAATCTTTCAACCCAAAAGGTTAGCCCGCCAGGAGGTCGAGGAAATCTGCTTGGCCAAGTTCGAGAAGAGGCAACTCTGTTGGCATCAGGTGCTGAGGATGAACAGGAGGAAGCTTCTGAAGAACACATGGAAGATCTCTACATCGAGAATAGGGTTGAGGCACTGATGTGTGGATCTGTTCTGGTCGATGGACGTGAACTTGAGATTCTTGGAGGTAAAAACACTTTCTTTTCCTTCTGAGCGGAAGATTTGATTTCTTTGAAGATAGTGGGCTGGGCTGAGTTTTTTTGGGGGGTGGGGTCGGGAGTTATTTATATCCTTTTTGGGTTACAAATTTCAGGCCCCTCGACtttagtactttggttgtgttcttgtagTTTGCACGAATCTTGGAACGTTTATGGAGTCCACGTTGCTGGGTCTGGGCTTGGGCTTGGGCCTCATAAGATTGTATTCTTGATCCTCTTTTGGATGCTGTTTTTTTCTGTTGCACAATCTTAACCTTGACCTTAGTTTTTTGGATTTTTTGTTTTAcatttgtatccccacgatttttGTTTTCTGCCATAATAAAGTGTCAATTTCCACAATTACCCTTGGGAAGTTCTTTATTTTAAAACTATTTATTATGTGCATGTGCTGCATACTTTTCGAAAATAACTATCCTTCGGATCAGGTGGCTTTACACCCTTTTCTGAAAGCAGATTAAAAAAGATAGTTGGTGTGGATATTAATTTTAAAATGTAGACTTGCATTACGTGCTTCTGTAAATATAATCTTTGGATGGGTGTAAATACAAATGCAGAGCTTCCACACACCTTCAAGCAGAATCTATGGCTCTTCTTTTGTTGTTTGGTTTTGGTTGTCAGAGCTGGAATTCACGTGTTCCAGCAGTTACACCTCATGGTTATACTTATCTGGTTTCTTTCCTCATTTGGAAACTGCAGAGGCTTTGGATGCACGTTTTGAGCCTGTTGACTGGGAAAGGAGTGGTCACCGTGAAGGTATTGGATCTCGTTTATCTTTAGAATTTTTACTCTTGCACATGTAATTTCTGAAACCTACTTTATGTTGCTTCAGTCTTCGATGTTACGCACCCTCTAGATGGGAACACTCCATTTATGTGTTCCTTATTCCGAAGCTTAAATCATTTGCAGCACCTACATGGTGGATTGTACAACTATTTAGTTCTTTGACCGCCCTTTTTTTTGTTGGTAACTTATTGGGGTTTCTATATTCTTATGCCAGATTTTCCGAGGTTCCAAGTGCAACCTGCAGGGGATGATGGAATCAACAGAGGCATTGGCTTCACTGACAACTGTGTCACAGACATTTACGGTGTTGGTCCTGTTGAGAAGGAAAAGCTTTACCATGATGTTGAATCTAGCGAGTGGTTTTCTGGTGGATGGTCTTGCAAAGGTGGTGACTGGAAGAGGAATGATGAATTCAGTCAAGACAAGCCTTATAGGAAGAAGCTTGTCCTGAATGAAGGCTATTCTCTTTGTCAGATGCCAAAAGGCAACCATGAGGATCCTCGCTGGCACTGCAAGGATGACCTCTACTACCCTGTACCTGCTAAAAAGCTTGATCTGCCATTGTGGGCATTCTCATCAACAGAAGAGAATACTGATACTATTGATGACGCCAGTAAAAGTGCTGTTATACCAGGAAGATCAAGTCAGAGACAACCTCCTAAGGGAGTGAAAGGGATGATGCTTCCAGTTGTTAAGATTAATGCTCGTGTTGTTAAGGACCAATCCTCTGTTGAACCATGCATAAAGTCTAGAGGAGCTGACCGGTCACTTTCAAGATCTTCACGCTCTCACTCAATTGGAACTGATAGGAGTTCTGTCCATGAAGGTTTGTCTCATTCCAAGAGACACAATGACTACGATTCACATAGTCTGCACAAGTCCAAGTCTGTTCCAAACATTCCAGAGGACCATGTTTGCACTCTTGAAGAATTGTCAGTCAAACTGGGTGATTGGTACTACCTCGACGGAACTGGACATGAGCATGGCCCATTTTCTTACTCTGAGTTGCAAAAGTTAGTTAAAAAGGGCACTATTCTGGAACGGAGCAGCGTGTTCCGAAAGATTGATAACACATGGCTTCCAGTTGTCAAGGATATAAAATTTGACTCTGCTGTTCGCAATGGAGGGCCAGGAAGTGTTTCTACTTCTTCTCTTGTCGACCAGTCCAATGTTGTTGTGAACCATGGAGCTGGTAACTTCCATGAGTTGCACCCCCAGTTTGTGGGTTATACACGTGGTAAGCTGCATGAattagtcatgaaatatttcaaGAGCAGGGAGCTTACTTTAGCCATAAACGAAGTCTTGGATCCATGGATCGCAGCAAAGCAGCCCAAAAAGGAAATAGAAACATTCTTTTCTAACAATTCAGCTTCAAGGAAATTCTTTCCAGGTGCTGTCACGTCTTGTCCAACATACATGATATTTCTACTTTCCTGCTATTAATTTTGCTTCTCAGCGTAGTTATGTTCATGCTATTGTTATGTGGATCTTTGCAACAATTTCTTTTGTTGGCATTTCTGCAGAAGATGCTGGGTCCGCAAAAAGGGCAAGGCTGCTACCTAATCAAAGtgatgaagatattgatatatatgAGGACATCCTTGCCAGTAAGAAGGATGATTGGTGTTTTGAAGACTTATGTCCTGAGGGTGCTCTTGTTGAAGAGAACTCTGCTAATTCTATAGCAGAAACTGAAAGCTGGGGTTTACTGGATGGTCATGTGTTAGCAAGAATCTTCCATTTTCTTAGGGCGGACGTGAAATCACTGATTTCTTCTGCAGCTACCTGTAGGTTGTGGAACACTACTGCTAAGTATTACAGGAACACATGTAGATTTGTCGATTTGTCTTCTGTTGGCCTGCAGTGCACTGATTCTGTGTTCCGTGATATTATGGTATGACTCATTTATCTGTTTATTAAGCTCTTAGATGTTACTTTTGTCATCTTCTGAGTTCTAACTTCTGGCTCAAATCATTTATTTCCCTTTCAGGCTGGTTATGAGAAGCAAAATATAAAA
It includes:
- the LOC127323991 gene encoding histone-lysine N-methyltransferase ATXR3 isoform X2: MGDGGVACAVRAVEGFRANALVRRAGGETMPDKEDKTHQHHHHRHHNKQQPASAADLEEGELQLNGDTRDMERTMPPKKWRKLLPASPAPELEPGEIVAPPPPSRKARRNGDLDKPEAPPARHRKDTPDKVTPLEKKRDRDHSRSSSAKKGSSRDSDEEPGEIKPEASCSGSARKSHAHEPASSHRKHQPETCNQSGSKSRRKGEPKTSSSSAGKHYSARNHDISPPIRDRHDRFERSPGILGRFPHDRVRHDRSPGRSERSPRDRGRHHDNRDRSPYISPLHRARQPHHRDSTPIRMDSSPRGRTQHEDTRDRTPLRRDRSSSERARTTDSHETSKKSTDSNESSKKSRPAKLESNNNLEDVQHRNKSTKQSTKSKGGSNGKSEERISKEKVTESIQPAELPPPPPLPPPLPPPPPPPPPLPPTMPPPSPPPPVPDQLNDVVAEDVSMEEDMDICDTPPHTSQAPQLSTEPTTTIMGKWFYLDQLGVEQGPSKLSDLKKLVEDGYLLSDHLIKHADSNRWVTVENAASPLVSSDFPSVHFNLSTQKVSPPGGRGNLLGQVREEATLLASGAEDEQEEASEEHMEDLYIENRVEALMCGSVLVDGRELEILGEALDARFEPVDWERSGHREDFPRFQVQPAGDDGINRGIGFTDNCVTDIYGVGPVEKEKLYHDVESSEWFSGGWSCKGGDWKRNDEFSQDKPYRKKLVLNEGYSLCQMPKGNHEDPRWHCKDDLYYPVPAKKLDLPLWAFSSTEENTDTIDDASKSAVIPGRSSQRQPPKGVKGMMLPVVKINARVVKDQSSVEPCIKSRGADRSLSRSSRSHSIGTDRSSVHEGLSHSKRHNDYDSHSLHKSKSVPNIPEDHVCTLEELSVKLGDWYYLDGTGHEHGPFSYSELQKLVKKGTILERSSVFRKIDNTWLPVVKDIKFDSAVRNGGPGSVSTSSLVDQSNVVVNHGAGNFHELHPQFVGYTRGKLHELVMKYFKSRELTLAINEVLDPWIAAKQPKKEIETFFSNNSASRKFFPEDAGSAKRARLLPNQSDEDIDIYEDILASKKDDWCFEDLCPEGALVEENSANSIAETESWGLLDGHVLARIFHFLRADVKSLISSAATCRLWNTTAKYYRNTCRFVDLSSVGLQCTDSVFRDIMAGYEKQNIKTLILVGCSNLSPLALGELLVQLPHISYVHIQGCSQLGDMKSRFQHIKWIRSSLDPEEPAQKIKSLKQIDDGNNYPSEVARNLTSQLGGSDELDGYFADISNRENANLSFGQGFYKRSKWLDARKSSAVMSKDAQLRRLMQRKAENSYRKMEEFVMNRLREIMKSSRFDFFIPKVAKIEGRLKSGYYARHGFSSLKNDIRSMCRDALSRFKGRSDLGDMKQIVLSFVKLANRLGNPRLISEGDGAAAQKDISDTSQYSSDKKLKKKQSKTTGERRGANWTTASAGADASSRAFDREIKRNLSKLKKRDVDSGSETSDDDDGYSEGDETESETTVSDTESDLDLNSAAWDLKVNGMKLFESGDSVTDDRGWGARMTKASLVPPVTRKYEVIEKYLIVADEEEVQRKMRVALPDDYSEKLLSQKNGTENLEIPEVKDYQRRKAPDDEVLEQEVYGIDPYTHNLLHDIMPADGWSSADKNTFIEELLLNTLNKQVRDFTGSGNTPMVYPLKPVIEEIQKSAEESGDRRNAKMCYGMLKAMRSRPEHNYVAYRKGLGVVCNKKGGFGVDDFVIEFFGEVYPSWRWYEKQDGIKHIQNNSEDQAPEFYNIMLERPKGDRDGYDLVFVDAMHKANYASRICHSCNPNCEAKVTAVDGQYQIGVYTVRPIAEGEEITFDYNSVTESKEEHEASVCLCGSQVCRGSYLNFSGEGAFEKVLMEFHGVLDRHSLLLQACEANTVSQQDLIDLGRAGLGTCLLAGLPGWLVAYTAHLVRFIFSERQKLPNEIFKHNVEEKRQFFTDINMDSEKNDAEVQAEGVLNSRLQNLTHTLDKVRYVMRCIFGDAKNAPPPLVRLTGRSLVSAIWKGEGSLVDELLQSIEPHVEEDVLADLKEKIRVHDPSDSEDIEGDIRNSLLWLRDELRSLSCTYKCRHDAAADLIHMYAYTKCFFRVRDYKTVKSPPVHISPLDLGPKYADKLGPGFQEYSKTYPENYCLAQLIYWYSQNAEPESRLTRARKGCMSLPDVSSFYVKSVKPTQERVYGTRTVRFMLSRMEKQAQRPWPKDRIWVFKNDPKFFGTPMMDGVLNNSSLDKEMVHWLKTRSNVFLG
- the LOC127323991 gene encoding histone-lysine N-methyltransferase ATXR3 isoform X1, with product MGDGGVACAVRAVEGFRANALVRRAGGETMPDKEDKTHQHHHHRHHNKQQPASAADLEEGELQLNGDTRDMERTMPPKKWRKLLPASPAPELEPGEIVAPPPPSRKARRNGDLDKPEAPPARHRKDTPDKVTPLEKKRDRDHSRSSSAKKGSSRDSDEEPGEIKPEASCSGSARKSHAHEPASSHRKHQPETCNQSGSKSRRKGEPKTSSSSAGKHYSARNHDISPPIRDRHDRFERSPGILGRFPHDRVRHDRSPGRSERSPRDRGRHHDNRDRSPYISPLHRARQPHHRDSTPIRMDSSPRGRTQHEDTRDRTPLRRDRSSSERARTTDSHETSKKSTDSNESSKKSRPAKLESNNNLEDVQHRNKSTKQSTKSKGGSNGKSEERISKEKVTESIQPAELPPPPPLPPPLPPPPPPPPPLPPTMPPPSPPPPVPDQLNDVVAEDVSMEEDMDICDTPPHTSQAPQLSTEPTTTIMGKWFYLDQLGVEQGPSKLSDLKKLVEDGYLLSDHLIKHADSNRWVTVENAASPLVSSDFPSVHFNLSTQKVSPPGGRGNLLGQVREEATLLASGAEDEQEEASEEHMEDLYIENRVEALMCGSVLVDGRELEILGEALDARFEPVDWERSGHREDFPRFQVQPAGDDGINRGIGFTDNCVTDIYGVGPVEKEKLYHDVESSEWFSGGWSCKGGDWKRNDEFSQDKPYRKKLVLNEGYSLCQMPKGNHEDPRWHCKDDLYYPVPAKKLDLPLWAFSSTEENTDTIDDASKSAVIPGRSSQRQPPKGVKGMMLPVVKINARVVKDQSSVEPCIKSRGADRSLSRSSRSHSIGTDRSSVHEGLSHSKRHNDYDSHSLHKSKSVPNIPEDHVCTLEELSVKLGDWYYLDGTGHEHGPFSYSELQKLVKKGTILERSSVFRKIDNTWLPVVKDIKFDSAVRNGGPGSVSTSSLVDQSNVVVNHGAGNFHELHPQFVGYTRGKLHELVMKYFKSRELTLAINEVLDPWIAAKQPKKEIETFFSNNSASRKFFPEDAGSAKRARLLPNQSDEDIDIYEDILASKKDDWCFEDLCPEGALVEENSANSIAETESWGLLDGHVLARIFHFLRADVKSLISSAATCRLWNTTAKYYRNTCRFVDLSSVGLQCTDSVFRDIMAGYEKQNIKTLILVGCSNLSPLALGELLVQLPHISYVHIQGCSQLGDMKSRFQHIKWIRSSLDPEEPAQKIKSLKQIDDGNNYPSEVARNLTSQLGGSDELDGYFADISNRENANLSFGQGFYKRSKWLDARKSSAVMSKDAQLRRLMQRKAENSYRKMEEFVMNRLREIMKSSRFDFFIPKVAKIEGRLKSGYYARHGFSSLKNDIRSMCRDALRFKGRSDLGDMKQIVLSFVKLANRLGNPRLISEGDGAAAQKDISDTSQYSSDKKLKKKQSKTTGERRGANWTTASAGADASSRAFDREIKRNLSKLKKRDVDSGSETSDDDDGYSEGDETESETTVSDTESDLDLNSAAWDLKVNGMKLFESGDSVTDDRGWGARMTKASLVPPVTRKYEVIEKYLIVADEEEVQRKMRVALPDDYSEKLLSQKNGTENLEIPEVKDYQRRKAPDDEVLEQEVYGIDPYTHNLLHDIMPADGWSSADKNTFIEELLLNTLNKQVRDFTGSGNTPMVYPLKPVIEEIQKSAEESGDRRNAKMCYGMLKAMRSRPEHNYVAYRKGLGVVCNKKGGFGVDDFVIEFFGEVYPSWRWYEKQDGIKHIQNNSEDQAPEFYNIMLERPKGDRDGYDLVFVDAMHKANYASRICHSCNPNCEAKVTAVDGQYQIGVYTVRPIAEGEEITFDYNSVTESKEEHEASVCLCGSQVCRGSYLNFSGEGAFEKVLMEFHGVLDRHSLLLQACEANTVSQQDLIDLGRAGLGTCLLAGLPGWLVAYTAHLVRFIFSERQKLPNEIFKHNVEEKRQFFTDINMDSEKNDAEVQAEGVLNSRLQNLTHTLDKVRYVMRCIFGDAKNAPPPLVRLTGRSLVSAIWKGEGSLVDELLQSIEPHVEEDVLADLKEKIRVHDPSDSEDIEGDIRNSLLWLRDELRSLSCTYKCRHDAAADLIHMYAYTKCFFRVRDYKTVKSPPVHISPLDLGPKYADKLGPGFQEYSKTYPENYCLAQLIYWYSQNAEPESRLTRARKGCMSLPDVSSFYVKSVKPTQERVYGTRTVRFMLSRMEKQAQRPWPKDRIWVFKNDPKFFGTPMMDGVLNNSSLDKEMVHWLKTRSNVFLG